A single Vulpes lagopus strain Blue_001 chromosome 3, ASM1834538v1, whole genome shotgun sequence DNA region contains:
- the LOC121487624 gene encoding transport and Golgi organization protein 1 homolog isoform X2, with product MFLSDETPKLKLQDEFEDPELRVLRSKKYDLEDSKKVLEDKCNALSSVKTTKEAELKQLKKKVDTVAEFYEQTKVAAEEQQVQEMQEQLQESELTFRHQIAVHEKNAQDNWVKARIWEREIAQQSREKAYLKHRLGLLEERCCLRDTGGRN from the exons ATGTTTCTCTCTGATGAAACTCCTAAATTGAAG TTGCAAGATGAATTTGAAGATCCAGAGCTGAGAGTCTTGAGGTCCAAGAAATATGACCTGGAAG ACAGTAAAAAGGTCCTGGAAGACAAGTGCAATGCATTGAGTTCCGTGAAAACAACGAAGGAAGCAGAATTGAAACAGCTGAAGAAGAAAGTGGATACCGTGGCTGAATTCTATGAACAGACAAAAGTGGCTGCAGAAGA GCAACAAGTCCAAGAAATGCAAGAACAGCTACAGGAGTCAGAACTGACCTTCAGACACCAG ATCGCAGTTCATGAGAAGAATGCTCAAGACAACTGG GTCAAGGCTCGGatttgggagagggagatagCACAGCAAAGCAGGGAGAAAGCCTACTTGAAACACAG ACTGGGCTTACTGGAAGAAAGATGCTgcctgagagacacaggaggcaggAACTAA
- the LOC121487624 gene encoding transport and Golgi organization protein 1 homolog isoform X1, producing MFLSDETPKLKLQDEFEDPELRVLRSKKYDLEDSKKVLEDKCNALSSVKTTKEAELKQLKKKVDTVAEFYEQTKVAAEEKLKKTHYELVAKKNQLSATEKNLKVATEEIDKYKQQVQEMQEQLQESELTFRHQIAVHEKNAQDNWVKARIWEREIAQQSREKAYLKHRLGLLEERCCLRDTGGRN from the exons ATGTTTCTCTCTGATGAAACTCCTAAATTGAAG TTGCAAGATGAATTTGAAGATCCAGAGCTGAGAGTCTTGAGGTCCAAGAAATATGACCTGGAAG ACAGTAAAAAGGTCCTGGAAGACAAGTGCAATGCATTGAGTTCCGTGAAAACAACGAAGGAAGCAGAATTGAAACAGCTGAAGAAGAAAGTGGATACCGTGGCTGAATTCTATGAACAGACAAAAGTGGCTGCAGAAGA GAAACTGAAAAAGACACACTATGAACTGGTGGCAAAGAAGAATCAGCTGTCAGCTACAGAGAAAAATTTGAAAGTAGCcacagaagaaatagacaaatacaa GCAACAAGTCCAAGAAATGCAAGAACAGCTACAGGAGTCAGAACTGACCTTCAGACACCAG ATCGCAGTTCATGAGAAGAATGCTCAAGACAACTGG GTCAAGGCTCGGatttgggagagggagatagCACAGCAAAGCAGGGAGAAAGCCTACTTGAAACACAG ACTGGGCTTACTGGAAGAAAGATGCTgcctgagagacacaggaggcaggAACTAA